A single region of the Pseudomonas sp. B21-023 genome encodes:
- the radA gene encoding DNA repair protein RadA has product MAKAKRLYGCTECGATFPKWAGQCGECGAWNTLVESMIESGGAAAPSGRTGWTGQQAQIKTLAEVSVEEIPRFTTSSTELDRVLGGGLVDGSVVLIGGDPGIGKSTILLQTLCNIAVQMPALYVTGEESQQQVAMRSRRLGLPQDQLKVMTETCIETIIATARQEKPRVMVIDSIQTIFTEQLQSAPGGVAQVRESTALLVRYAKQSGTAIFLVGHVTKEGSLAGPRVLEHMVDTVLYFEGESDGRLRLLRAVKNRFGAVNELGVFGMTDRGLKEVSNPSAIFLNRTQEEVPGSVVMATWEGTRPMLVEVQALVDDSHLANPRRVTLGLDQNRLAMLLAVLHRHGGIPTHDQDVFLNVVGGVKVLETASDLALLAAVMSSLRNRPLAHGLLVFGEIGLSGEVRPVPSGQERLKEAAKHGFKRAIVPKGNAPKEAPAGLQVIAVTRLEQALDALFE; this is encoded by the coding sequence ATGGCCAAGGCCAAGCGTTTGTATGGCTGCACCGAGTGCGGCGCGACCTTCCCCAAGTGGGCCGGGCAGTGTGGCGAGTGCGGGGCCTGGAACACCCTGGTCGAGAGCATGATCGAAAGCGGTGGCGCCGCGGCACCGAGCGGGCGCACCGGCTGGACCGGGCAGCAGGCGCAGATCAAGACCCTGGCCGAAGTGAGCGTCGAGGAGATCCCGCGCTTCACCACCAGCAGCACCGAACTCGACCGCGTCCTGGGCGGCGGCCTGGTGGATGGATCGGTGGTGCTGATCGGGGGCGATCCGGGTATCGGCAAATCGACCATCCTCCTGCAGACCCTGTGCAACATCGCCGTGCAGATGCCGGCGCTGTATGTCACCGGCGAGGAGTCGCAGCAGCAGGTGGCCATGCGTTCCCGGCGCCTGGGCCTGCCCCAGGACCAGCTCAAGGTCATGACTGAAACCTGCATCGAGACCATCATCGCCACCGCGCGCCAGGAAAAGCCGCGGGTGATGGTGATCGACTCGATCCAGACCATCTTCACCGAACAACTGCAGTCGGCGCCGGGTGGCGTGGCCCAGGTGCGCGAGAGCACGGCATTGCTAGTGCGCTACGCCAAGCAGAGCGGCACGGCGATCTTCCTGGTCGGCCACGTCACCAAGGAGGGCTCGTTGGCCGGTCCACGGGTGCTCGAGCACATGGTCGACACCGTGCTGTATTTCGAGGGCGAGTCCGATGGCCGCCTGCGCCTGCTGCGCGCAGTGAAAAACCGCTTTGGCGCGGTCAACGAACTGGGCGTGTTCGGCATGACCGACCGCGGCCTCAAGGAAGTCTCCAATCCGTCGGCGATCTTCCTCAACCGCACCCAGGAAGAGGTGCCCGGCAGTGTGGTCATGGCTACCTGGGAGGGCACCCGGCCAATGTTGGTGGAAGTCCAGGCGCTGGTCGACGACAGCCACCTGGCCAACCCACGGCGGGTGACCCTGGGCCTGGACCAGAATCGCCTGGCCATGCTGCTGGCGGTGCTGCACCGGCACGGTGGCATCCCCACCCACGACCAGGACGTGTTCCTCAACGTCGTGGGTGGCGTGAAGGTGCTCGAGACTGCCTCCGACCTCGCGTTGCTGGCGGCGGTGATGTCCAGCCTGCGCAACCGGCCGTTGGCCCATGGCCTGCTGGTGTTCGGCGAGATCGGCCTGTCGGGCGAGGTGCGCCCGGTGCCCAGTGGCCAGGAGCGTCTGAAGGAGGCGGCCAAGCATGGCTTCAAGCGTGCCATCGTGCCCAAGGGCAACGCACCGAAAGAGGCTCCCGCCGGGTTGCAGGTGATTGCCGTGACCCGTCTGGAACAAGCGCTGGATGCACTATTCGAGTAG
- the mscL gene encoding large-conductance mechanosensitive channel protein MscL has protein sequence MGMLSEFKAFAVKGNVVDMAVGIIIGAAFGKIVSSFVGDVIMPPIGLLIGGVDFSDLAITLKAAEGDVPAVMLAYGKFIQTVLDFIIVAFAIFMGVKVINRLKREEAVAPTAPPVPSAEETLLTEIRDLLKAQNRQP, from the coding sequence ATGGGCATGCTCAGTGAATTCAAGGCCTTCGCGGTCAAGGGAAATGTCGTCGACATGGCGGTGGGTATCATCATCGGCGCGGCGTTCGGCAAGATCGTTTCGTCCTTCGTCGGTGACGTGATCATGCCCCCCATCGGCCTGCTGATCGGCGGTGTCGACTTCAGCGACCTGGCCATCACGCTCAAGGCTGCCGAAGGCGATGTGCCGGCCGTAATGCTGGCCTACGGCAAATTCATCCAGACCGTGCTCGACTTCATCATCGTCGCCTTCGCCATCTTCATGGGTGTGAAAGTGATCAACCGCCTCAAGCGCGAAGAGGCAGTGGCACCGACCGCTCCGCCGGTGCCCAGCGCCGAGGAAACCCTGCTGACCGAGATTCGTGACCTGCTCAAGGCGCAGAATCGCCAGCCCTGA
- a CDS encoding ferredoxin--NADP reductase produces MTASADKFTRQTLLGVQPLTPNLFSLRVTRDAGFRFRAGQFARLGVSKADGSVVWRAYSMVSAPHDEHLDFFSIVVPGGEFTSELSRFGEGDTLLIDRQAFGYLTLDRFVGGRDLWLLATGTGIAPFMSILQDFEAWERFDNIKLVYSVREAKELAYVDEIAALEQRDYLAEYAGKLQFIPVVTREQHPGALNARITTLIENGELEKAAGLALSPEHSRIMLCGNPEMIDETRKVLKARDLQLSLSKRPGQVAVENYW; encoded by the coding sequence ATGACCGCCAGCGCCGACAAATTCACCCGCCAGACCCTGCTCGGCGTCCAGCCCCTGACCCCCAACCTGTTTTCCCTGCGCGTCACCCGCGATGCAGGCTTTCGCTTCCGTGCGGGGCAGTTCGCCCGGCTGGGCGTGAGCAAGGCAGATGGCAGCGTCGTCTGGCGCGCCTATTCCATGGTGAGCGCGCCCCATGACGAACATCTCGACTTCTTTTCCATCGTGGTGCCCGGTGGGGAGTTCACCAGTGAGCTGAGCCGCTTCGGCGAAGGCGACACCCTGCTGATCGACCGCCAGGCCTTCGGTTACCTGACCCTTGACCGCTTCGTTGGCGGTCGTGACCTGTGGCTGCTGGCCACTGGCACCGGCATCGCACCGTTCATGTCGATCCTGCAGGACTTCGAGGCCTGGGAGCGCTTCGACAACATCAAGCTGGTGTATTCGGTGCGCGAGGCGAAGGAGCTGGCGTATGTCGATGAAATCGCCGCGCTGGAACAGCGCGACTACCTGGCGGAGTACGCGGGCAAGCTGCAGTTCATTCCGGTGGTCACCCGAGAGCAGCATCCGGGAGCGTTGAATGCGCGGATCACCACGTTGATCGAGAACGGTGAACTGGAAAAGGCGGCGGGGTTGGCGCTTTCGCCGGAGCATTCACGGATCATGCTGTGCGGCAACCCGGAGATGATCGACGAGACGCGCAAGGTGCTCAAGGCGCGGGACTTGCAACTGAGCCTGAGCAAGCGGCCGGGGCAGGTGGCGGTGGAGAACTACTGGTAA
- a CDS encoding autoinducer binding domain-containing protein yields MPHWKSEQLQQLLEEQEPQRLFGQAVQLAQALDMEFVGLTLHLHVAARGPQVILYNNYPSAWNARYQAEDFIKIDPSVSKCHHTTLPLVWNDELFHEVPQLREAATAYGMTHGWSQSVHDQQHNESQLSVSRAKGAVSRDELFEKSAQVMWLCNTLHAALSTHHLAKYSPLPQLSERELEVLKWSAAGKTAADVAMILSLSTSTVNFHIRSVISKTNASNKAGAIAIAALRGLL; encoded by the coding sequence ATGCCACATTGGAAGAGTGAGCAACTCCAGCAACTGCTGGAGGAGCAGGAACCGCAGCGGTTGTTCGGCCAGGCCGTGCAACTGGCCCAGGCACTGGACATGGAGTTCGTCGGCCTGACGCTGCACCTGCATGTGGCTGCTCGTGGCCCCCAGGTGATCCTCTACAACAACTACCCAAGCGCCTGGAACGCTCGCTACCAGGCTGAAGACTTCATCAAGATAGATCCATCAGTATCAAAATGCCACCACACGACGCTACCGCTGGTCTGGAACGACGAACTGTTCCACGAGGTGCCTCAGCTGCGGGAGGCCGCCACTGCCTACGGCATGACCCATGGCTGGAGCCAATCAGTGCACGACCAGCAGCACAACGAAAGCCAGTTGAGCGTCTCCAGGGCCAAAGGCGCAGTCTCTCGTGACGAACTGTTCGAGAAGAGCGCCCAGGTGATGTGGCTGTGCAACACCTTGCACGCCGCCCTCAGCACGCACCACCTGGCGAAGTACAGCCCACTGCCGCAATTGAGCGAACGCGAGCTTGAAGTGCTCAAGTGGTCCGCCGCCGGCAAGACCGCCGCCGACGTGGCGATGATTCTCTCGCTGTCGACCAGTACCGTGAATTTTCATATCCGCAGTGTGATAAGCAAGACCAACGCCTCCAACAAAGCCGGCGCCAT